One genomic region from Haloarcula taiwanensis encodes:
- a CDS encoding serine hydroxymethyltransferase (catalyzes the reaction of glycine with 5,10-methylenetetrahydrofolate to form L-serine and tetrahydrofolate), protein MSYETVREADPAVADALEGERGRQNDTLAMIASENHVSEAVMEAQSSELTNKYAEGYPGERYYGGCEYADDVEELAIDRAKELWGADHVNVQPHSGSQANMGVYLGVLEPGDKILSLDLTHGGHLSHGHPANFAGQVYEVEQYKVDEETGYIDYEGLRDHAEEFEPDIIVSGYSAYPREVDFERIQEAADAVDAYHLADIAHITGLVAAGVHESPVGVADFVTGSTHKTIRAGRGGIIMCDEEYADDIDAAVFPGSQGGPLMHNVAGKAVGFGEALAPEFEQYAQQTVDNAIALGDRLKEHGLSLVSGGTDNHLVLIDLRPSHPDTTGKEVEEALEEAGIVLNANTVPGETRSAFNPSGIRAGTPGLTTRGFDEDACREVADLIYKVVDAPHDDDVVAEVSDRVDEMTDEYTLYD, encoded by the coding sequence ATGAGCTACGAAACCGTCCGGGAAGCGGACCCGGCAGTCGCGGACGCTCTGGAGGGCGAACGGGGCCGGCAAAACGACACGCTGGCGATGATCGCCAGCGAGAACCACGTCAGCGAGGCTGTGATGGAGGCACAGAGCTCCGAGTTGACGAACAAGTACGCCGAGGGCTATCCCGGCGAGCGCTACTACGGCGGCTGTGAGTACGCCGACGACGTCGAGGAACTCGCTATCGACCGCGCGAAGGAACTGTGGGGTGCGGACCACGTCAACGTCCAGCCACACTCCGGTTCGCAGGCCAACATGGGCGTCTATCTCGGCGTCCTCGAACCCGGCGACAAGATTCTCTCGCTCGACCTGACTCACGGCGGCCACCTCTCGCACGGCCACCCGGCGAACTTCGCCGGTCAGGTGTACGAGGTCGAGCAGTACAAGGTCGACGAGGAAACCGGCTACATCGACTACGAGGGTCTCCGCGACCACGCAGAGGAGTTCGAGCCGGACATCATCGTTTCGGGCTACTCCGCGTATCCCCGGGAGGTCGACTTCGAGCGGATTCAGGAGGCCGCCGATGCGGTCGACGCCTACCACCTTGCGGACATCGCCCACATCACCGGTCTCGTCGCTGCCGGCGTCCATGAGTCGCCGGTCGGCGTCGCAGACTTCGTCACGGGATCGACGCACAAGACCATCCGCGCCGGCCGCGGTGGCATCATCATGTGCGACGAGGAGTACGCCGACGACATCGACGCCGCCGTCTTCCCCGGCTCTCAGGGCGGCCCGCTGATGCACAACGTCGCCGGCAAGGCTGTCGGCTTCGGCGAGGCGCTGGCCCCCGAGTTCGAGCAGTACGCCCAGCAGACCGTCGACAACGCCATCGCGCTCGGCGACCGACTCAAAGAGCACGGCCTCTCGCTGGTCTCGGGCGGCACGGACAACCATCTCGTACTCATTGACCTCCGACCTTCCCATCCCGACACCACTGGCAAGGAAGTCGAGGAAGCGCTGGAGGAAGCCGGCATTGTCCTCAACGCCAACACCGTTCCGGGCGAGACCCGCTCGGCGTTCAACCCCTCGGGCATCCGCGCCGGCACGCCCGGGCTCACCACCCGCGGCTTCGACGAGGACGCCTGCCGCGAAGTCGCAGACCTCATCTACAAGGTCGTCGACGCCCCCCACGACGACGATGTCGTCGCGGAAGTCAGCGACCGTGTGGACGAGATGACCGACGAGTACACGCTGTACGACTGA
- a CDS encoding bacteriocin biosynthesis protein SagD produces MRTVEVVGRGPAVDALTAFLADIDVSVAQPPTPADSGGDLAVVVDTVGSETFAAWNGRANGDGIPWVAVELGGIGGVPVTDAAVSGFGPETGCFDCLRARVEASVDDTEEITEAPAAATQRFAGALAGRLVSRFLDGDAALFGTVTELPHTQRRFLPVPGCDCGETPSRTLDDGRRTAPDSEALSRAELGLDERVGIATEVGEVESFPAPYYLSTLADTTGFSDVSAAAKAAGVAIDWDTAFMKALGENYERYAAGVYRDGTLQRGTVTDVPDAVTPDAFVRDESEWDDSTALRWVPAKNLLTDDRRSLPAETVHYPPPSDAVRPATTTGLGLGNTVTEALLTGLYEVIERDAAMLSWYSTFEPLRVVVEDHEQYDTLQRRATSEGLDVTALLLTQDVDVPVITVALEQDEWPRFALGTDADLDPGAAAIGALEEALQNWMELDSMGPEAAMDAQGAIGRYAESPGEAADLTATETAVPLDSLGPDADLSGEAELETLCDRSADAGLTPHGARLTTRDLEQLGFEAVRVVCPSAQPLFFGDSFFGQRAEAVPAELGFEPRLDREQHPFP; encoded by the coding sequence ATGCGAACTGTCGAAGTTGTCGGGCGTGGACCGGCCGTCGATGCACTCACTGCGTTTCTCGCTGATATCGACGTTTCAGTAGCACAGCCGCCGACACCGGCGGACAGCGGTGGCGATCTCGCCGTCGTAGTCGATACCGTCGGGTCAGAGACGTTTGCGGCGTGGAACGGCCGAGCGAACGGCGATGGCATTCCGTGGGTCGCCGTCGAACTGGGCGGCATCGGCGGCGTCCCGGTGACTGACGCCGCGGTCAGCGGGTTCGGACCCGAGACGGGCTGTTTCGACTGTCTCCGGGCTCGGGTCGAGGCTTCAGTCGATGACACCGAGGAGATCACAGAAGCCCCGGCTGCGGCCACGCAACGATTCGCGGGAGCGTTGGCCGGCCGACTGGTCTCCCGGTTTCTCGACGGGGACGCTGCCCTCTTTGGGACGGTCACGGAACTCCCACATACGCAGCGGCGGTTCCTGCCGGTCCCGGGCTGTGACTGTGGCGAGACGCCGAGCCGCACCCTTGACGACGGTCGCCGGACAGCCCCGGACAGCGAGGCGCTCTCACGGGCGGAACTGGGCCTCGACGAGCGGGTTGGTATCGCCACGGAAGTCGGCGAGGTCGAGTCGTTCCCGGCTCCGTACTACCTGTCGACGCTCGCCGACACCACCGGATTCAGCGACGTGTCGGCCGCCGCCAAGGCCGCCGGTGTCGCTATCGACTGGGATACAGCCTTCATGAAAGCGCTCGGCGAGAACTACGAGCGGTACGCAGCCGGCGTCTACAGAGACGGGACGCTGCAACGCGGGACCGTCACCGATGTTCCGGATGCCGTCACACCCGATGCGTTCGTGAGGGACGAATCCGAGTGGGACGACTCGACGGCACTCCGCTGGGTCCCGGCGAAAAATCTACTGACCGATGACCGTCGGTCGCTGCCCGCCGAAACCGTCCACTATCCGCCGCCATCGGACGCTGTCAGGCCGGCAACGACGACCGGGCTCGGACTCGGAAACACCGTCACCGAGGCGTTACTGACCGGGCTGTACGAGGTCATCGAGCGTGACGCCGCGATGCTGTCGTGGTACTCGACCTTCGAGCCACTCCGGGTGGTTGTCGAGGACCACGAGCAGTACGACACGCTCCAACGGCGCGCGACATCTGAGGGGCTCGACGTGACGGCGCTGTTGCTGACACAGGACGTGGACGTGCCAGTCATCACTGTCGCGCTGGAACAGGACGAATGGCCGCGCTTCGCGCTCGGGACCGACGCAGATCTGGACCCGGGCGCGGCCGCCATCGGCGCGCTGGAGGAGGCGCTCCAGAACTGGATGGAACTCGACAGCATGGGGCCAGAGGCGGCCATGGACGCACAGGGCGCAATCGGACGCTACGCCGAATCACCCGGCGAGGCCGCCGACCTGACGGCCACCGAGACGGCGGTCCCGCTGGACTCGCTCGGCCCCGATGCAGACCTCTCCGGTGAGGCGGAGCTAGAGACACTGTGTGACCGGTCGGCGGATGCGGGGCTCACGCCACACGGGGCACGGCTGACAACGCGCGATCTCGAACAGCTCGGGTTCGAGGCAGTCCGCGTCGTCTGTCCGTCGGCCCAACCGCTGTTCTTCGGTGATTCGTTCTTCGGCCAGCGGGCCGAAGCTGTGCCGGCCGAGTTGGGCTTCGAGCCGCGGCTCGACAGGGAGCAGCATCCGTTTCCGTAG
- a CDS encoding inositol monophosphatase has translation MTDASHRAAVAERAARSGGVVAREQFRGDLNVESKANKNDLVTETDRDAQRQVVATVLEAFPGDRFLCEEALSPRAGPEADYEPEAVDNIPRNGSVWVIDPIDGTANYVRGMRLWGTAVSAVVDGDPVASVIYLPSYGDLYAAGPENVTRDGTELSVSGRTDPETFAVAPVGWWDRDDRDEFGRLCSAVGDRFGDIRRLGSFQATLAHVADGALEGLVCTRPMAPWDTLAGVHMVRQAGGTVTDLDGEPWTHDSDSVVASNGEAHEAFVAAGNEALRGE, from the coding sequence ATGACAGATGCAAGCCACCGGGCGGCGGTCGCCGAGCGAGCGGCCCGGTCTGGCGGTGTCGTAGCCCGGGAGCAGTTCCGGGGCGACCTCAACGTTGAGTCGAAGGCCAACAAAAACGATCTCGTGACGGAGACGGACCGCGACGCCCAGCGACAGGTCGTCGCCACTGTTCTGGAAGCGTTTCCCGGCGACCGATTCCTCTGTGAGGAAGCCCTCTCGCCGCGAGCCGGGCCGGAGGCCGACTACGAACCCGAAGCAGTCGACAACATCCCACGTAACGGCTCTGTGTGGGTAATCGATCCGATCGACGGGACGGCAAACTACGTCCGCGGAATGCGCCTGTGGGGGACCGCTGTCAGTGCGGTCGTCGATGGCGACCCGGTCGCATCGGTGATCTATCTCCCCTCGTATGGTGACCTCTATGCGGCCGGCCCTGAAAATGTGACGCGAGACGGGACTGAACTCTCGGTAAGTGGACGAACCGACCCGGAGACGTTTGCGGTGGCCCCCGTCGGCTGGTGGGACCGCGATGACCGGGACGAGTTCGGTCGGCTGTGTAGTGCTGTCGGCGACCGATTCGGTGACATCCGGCGCCTGGGGTCGTTCCAGGCAACGCTGGCCCACGTTGCCGACGGGGCACTTGAGGGACTCGTTTGCACGCGCCCGATGGCACCCTGGGATACGCTCGCCGGCGTCCATATGGTTCGACAGGCTGGCGGCACAGTCACTGACCTCGATGGCGAGCCTTGGACTCACGACAGCGACTCTGTCGTCGCTTCCAACGGCGAGGCTCACGAGGCATTCGTAGCGGCCGGCAACGAGGCGCTCAGGGGAGAGTAA